GCTACACTTGCTTCCTTCCTTCGCTAATAAGAGATTCCATTATTCTACACTGACTTTACTATGCTTCTTATTAGTTATAGTAACTATACCCTCTGGGTTGAATTGCCACAACAGGGGCCTTCCTCAAGGGAGGAGTTCATACCCGGAGAAAGAAAGCAGACTACTAAATCGACTATTTCAACATATTGTTTGCACTAGTCTCATAGCCATCTCTTTTAACATAACCTTTCGGCGTCTTCCTTTATGCTTCCCTCAAATCCCCTCGGTCGTCCCTTTATTCAATATCCGTCATGCGGGGGTTTAGGAAGAATACGGGCTTTGTTTCGGTCAGGTGTCGAACTCTTTTATCTTCGCCAAGATGCTTTCTCAGCGATCTTTTCTCATCCTGAAGTTGATCTCCTGTCCTCTACTGACCCACCCCAATCAGCATTACTATAGATTTCCACTCTCCCATGGCCATGATTAGTATAGATCATACCTTTGCCAAGATAACCTTTGAGGTACCTCAAGATCCTGTATACTACATGTAGGTGTGCTTGACAAGGAGCATGCATATACTGGCTTACCAACCCCACAGCATAGGTAATGTCAGGTCTAGTGATAGTAAGATATCTGACGTTTTCCCACAAGCCTCTGATGCCTGCATCATCCAAGGGTTCTTTTCTCTTTTCTTCAAGCTTATGATTTTCTTCTATTGGGCTAATTGCGGCCTTGCAACCTAACATCCCTGTTTTCTTCAAATCAAGGACATAATTTGAGAGATGGCTCTACTTCTTATAGATTTCGAAAACCTCTGTGTCCAAGAAGTACCGTCAGCATGCCAAGTTTATGTCGAAGGTGCGGCTCAGGTAAGCCTTCAATCTTGCAATCTCATCAACATCATCACCAGTGACCACAATATTCTAAACATTTACTATGATCCGGCTCACTTTCTCACCCTTTATTACATTACGAAATGTGTGTGATCAGAAGCACACCTTTTGTAGCCAAACTAAACTATGGCCTTACTGAACTTCTCAAACCACGCCCTCGGGGATTGCTTCAATCCATACAGGGCTTTCTTCAATCTGCATACTTTATGTGACTCCCCTTTCATTCCATATCCGGGTGCTATCTCTATATACACCTCCTCGTGCGAGTCCCCATGCAAGAAGGCATTTTTCACATCTAACTGATACAATGGCCATGATCTCTGTGTAGCCAAGGAAAGTAAGATTCTAATAGAAATGACCTTTGCCTCTGTTGAAAGGGTCTCGCCATAGTCTATTCCTTTGGTTTGTGTGAATCCTCTTGCCACTAACCTTGCTTTATATCTCTCAATCTCCCCACTTGGCTGGAATTTCACTGTGTATACCCATTTACATTTAGATCCCACAGTCTTCTTTCCAGGAGGTAAATCAACAATCTCCCATGTCTCATTCTTCTCAAGTGCACTCATCTCCTCCATCATCGCCCTCTTCCAGTGAGGGGCACACAAGGCTTCCCTTCTAGTCTTTGGTATGGATACCGAATTACAAGTGGATATAAAGGCCTTGTAGGAGGATGACAATTTTGGATAGGATATATAGTAGTTCAAAGGGAGTTAGGTACAGGCTCTTTTTCCCCTTTCCTGACTGCAATCGTAAGATCAAGATCAGAAGTTTCAGGGTTAGTTTCACTCTCTTCATCTTGAGGCATATTAACATTTCCCAATTCAAGGGAAAGATCCTCGCTGTTAACAAGAGGAACATAAGGGACAACTAGTCCTCTCTTACCTCGTCAGGTCAGTATGTCTTCCACTAATTGGTCTTGACCGCATCTTCCCCTGGAGGAGTAGTAGCATTGTTTTCTCTATGGGCAGATGACATAGGGATTATAAAAGACGGCTGATCACTTGACTCAGGTTCTTCTTGTTGATGACTCAAGGTTTTCTTGGTTGGGTCATGAAAATCGGGTTGATTTGAAAATCAAGTAACATCCATAGAGACATACTTTCTTTTTGTAATGGGATCAAAGCATTTTGTGATGTCGGATAACCAGTGAAGACACATCTCACAGCTCTAGGATCCAATTTCTCATGAGAGGTCCCGGTTACATAGACATAACACACACCCAAAAATGGAAGATATAGATCAAGAATCTATTAACATATTTACGAATCCCAATCCTGGAAATATAGCATCCCACTTTTCTTTACTACCCAGGACTTCGATACATTTAGAAATTAGGTAGAAGAATAAAGTTTTTAGCATTAGGATTTCACACTTGTACAGGTCCCTTTCAATACCACGGAAAGCATCCCTATTAATCAGGTAAACCTAGGTTAACACTGCTTCAGACCATAAAGACTTTTGAAGATTCATCTCAAAGGAAGGATAAAACTAACCTCATCCAACGATATTTGTTGATAAACAGTAGTAAGACGAGAGAAAGAATCCAAAAAAGTCACAAAATCATTATAACCCGATAAAGAAAGAGTAGGGGCAGGCCCCCGTACATCAGAGTGAACTAACTCAAATAGTACACTACAATGACTCTCACTATAGGAATATTACTTTAGAATATGCTTAGCCCTCTTACATACATAAGACTGCAACTCAGACACACCTGATTCAGATAAACTAGGAACTAAGACTCGCATCTTTGACACATGAAGATGCCCTAATCTACGATGCCATAACTCGACTTCATTATAAGAAGAAGCATTCAAGGCCTGTGTGGAGGACATAAGACCAGAAGTCTCAAGTGATTGAGTTGAAGCTTTGGGCATAGAGCGGAGCGAGCCCGGGGAGAGGAGTAGAGTCCAGCAACATTGAGCCCCAAAATAGAGTTTCTATTCAAATCCCTACTCAACACGGTGCCTTAAGGAGAATCCGAAGCCGGTTGCTAGCGGAAGTAGCGCGACAAAGAGCAAAGCGGAGCATTCACAAAGAAATGGTGTAAGCAGAAGGGAAGGCGCAACGGTTAGCGACTGCCCGAGGAGTGATCCCTCTCTTATTTTCCCTTTTTTAAGATAAGAAAAGAGACAATAAGCCCGTCAACATTGAAGCTTCCGCTTTTGGCAGCTGTTAGGCAAGTGATACCGTACGCAAGTCCGCACCTATATAGTGAGGGTGCGTTAAGGCGAGTTGATGAGCTAATACGGCTGGCTTACTTTTCATATGTATGTGGAGGGAACCTGACGTTAAGCACTGGGGCCAGCCACAAAGGAATAGGTTTGAATGTTGATATATACCGTCTTTCAGCTGACCTTTCCAAACCATGCTTCGCAATCAAGCTAGAAAAAGACTAAGCAAGTGCTGTCCTAATGAAATGGCGGATAGTTTAGTATAACATTCATTCCTGACCGCCGCTGCCTGCTTAAGACTAAAAGCTAGTAGTGAGACTTCTATTCTGCCGCCCTATCTAGTAAGAGCCTCTAAAGCTATGTTTGGCGTAATCAATAGTTTAGTTGGGCTCGGCTTTACTGAAGAAGAAGGGGCGAAGTCTCAACTACCAGACTACTACTATACCAAACGCACTCCACGAGTGGATTAGTTGAGTGACTAGACTGATACTCTAAACGAGACCAATACTATCAAAAAGAAAGTAGCAAAAAGCATAAGAGAAGAAAAGTTCACAGAAGGTTGGGAAATAGTACGCCCGGTTCACCAGGTTCTACCACTGCAGGGCCCAATCATAGTCAAAAGAAGAGTTTGATCCTGGCTCAGAAGGAACGCTAGCTATATGCTTAACACATGCAAGTCGAACGTTGTTTTCGGGGAGCTGGGCAGAAGGAAAAGAGGCTCCTAGCTAAAGGTAGCTTGTCTCGCCCAGGAGGTGAGAAGAGTTGAGAACAAAGTGGCGAACGGGTGCGTAACGCGTGGGAATCTGCCGAACAGTTCGGGCCAAATCCTGAAGAAAGCTAAAAAGCGCTGTTTGATGAGCCTGCGTAGTATTAGGTAGTTGGTCAGGTAAAGGCTGACCAAGCCAATGATGCTTAGCTGGTCTTTTCGGATGATCAGCCACACTGGGACTGAGACACGGCCCGGACTCCCACGGGGGGCAGCAGTGGGGAATCTTGGACAATGGGCGAAAGCCCGATCCAGCAATATCGCGTGAGTGAAGAAGGGCAATGCCGCTTGTAAAGCTCTTTCGTCGAGTGCGCGATCATGACAGGACTCGAGGAAGAAGCCCCGGCTAACTCCGTGCCAGCAGCCGCGGTAAGACGGGGGGGGCAAGTGTTCTTCGGAATGACTGGGCGTAAAGGGCACGTAGGCGGTGAATCGGGTTGAAAGTGAAAGCCGCCAAAAACTGGCGGAATGCTCTCGAAACCAATTCACTTGAGTGAGACAGAGGAGAGTGGAATTTCGTGTGTAGGGGTGAAATCCGGAGATCTACGAAGGAACGCCAAAAGCGAAGGCAGCTCTCTGGGTCCCTACCGACGCTGAGGTGCGAAAGCATGGGGAGCGAACAGGATTAGATACCCTGGTAGTCCATGCCGTAAACGATGAGTGTTCGCCCTTGGTCTACGCGGATCAGGGGCCCAGCTAACGCGTGAAACACTCCGCCTGGGGAGTACGGTCGCAAGACCGAAACTCAAAGGAATTGACGGGGGCCTGCACAAGCGGTGGAGCATGTGGTTTAATTCGATACAACGCGCAAAACCTTACCAGCCCTTGACATATGAACAAGAAAACCTGTCCTTAACGGGATGGTACTGACTTTCATACAGGTGCTGCATGGCTGTCGTCAGCTCGTGTCGTGAGATGTTTGGTCAAGTCCTATAACGAGCGAAACCCTCGTTTTGTGTTGCTGAGACATGCGCCTAAGGAGAAAGTCTTTGCAACCGAAGTGAGCCGAGGAGCCGAGTGACGTGCCAGCGCTACTAATTGAGTGCCAGCACCTAGCTGTGCTGTCAGTAAGAAGGTAGCCGGCGCCTTTCGAAGCACTTTCTATTTCTAGTTAGCGCTCTTTTTTGATTGCAGCTAGCGCGCTTGACTAATGACGATAGAAAGGGCCTTTCTCGCTTGTTTAGTAAAGTCGACGTTTTTGGCCTTATCTTGCAGGTGACGACGACGTCGAGTTGACGGCAGAGAAAGACTCGGCATTCAGGCGAGCCACCCGGTGGTGTGGTACGTAGTGGGTTTAGTACGCCCCGCCCAAACAAACGGCTCCGAAACAAACAAAAAGGTGCGTGCCGCACTCACGAAAGACTGCCAGTGATATACTGGAGGAAGGTGGGGATGACGTCAAGTCCGCATGGCCCTTATGGGCTGGGCCACACACGTGCTACAATGGCAATTACAATGGGAAGCAAGGCTGTAAGGCGGAGCGAATCCGGAAAGATTGCCTCAGTTCGGATTGTTCTCTGCAACTCGGGAACATGAAGTTGGAATCGCTAGTAATCGCGGATCAGCATGCCGCGGTGAATATGTACCCGGGCCCTGTACACACCGCCCGTCACACCCTGGGAATTGGTTTCGCCCGAAGCATCGGACCAATGATCACCCATGACTTCTGTGGCACACTAGTGCCACAAAGGCCTTTGGTGGTCTTATTGGCGCATACCACGGTGGGGTCTTCGACTGGGGTGAAGTCGTAACAAGGTAGCCGTAGGGGAACCTGTGGCTGGATTGAATCTTTCGCGATGGAAATGCACTCTTCCCCCAACTTTCCAACATAGGGGGCTAGCTTGCTTCCACTGGTGGCGGGCGGGCGAAGGGTCCAAAGGACACGTAGCCGGGGGCGAGTCCAAAATCCAATTGTTCCATTTTCCTTCTTGTTCATCAATCGGAAATCAAGACAAACCGGGCACTACGGTAAGACGTGAAAACACCCGATCCCATTCCGACCTCGATATGTGGAATCGTCTTGCGCCATATGTACTGAGATTGTTCGGGAGACATGGTCCAAGCCCGGTGAAAAAATGCAATCAAAAAAGATTATGATGTCAAAGCGCCCTTGTTTTTCCAATTTCCCGGCTACTGCGTGTTGATTATACTTATTTAAGTACGACGTATTTGTATATTTTGCATTTTGCTTCTTTTTTTATGGTTTTTCCTTTGATCTGCTTATTCCTGTGAAGTTAGTGTGAATGGTTACTTTACCATACGTCGGAATATGCTGTACCGCAATGCAAGAGATCCTATTCTTTGGACCAGATGAAAAGAAAGTGAACCGAAGTCGACTCGACTGACGTGCTGTAAATAAGAAGAAATCTTCGTTCATTGCCTTTATTGAAGAGAGCGCAGAGCACATTCCAAAATCATCCTAATCAACACTTATCTTATCAGATCATCTTTCCTTCACCGTCATTGACATTGAACTGACATTATGGCGAAGAAAATAACCACGGTAACCGAAGGCTTACTTACTAATTGGGGGCAAGCTACGGATGAGCTAATGGCTGCCCTTTTCTTGCTCCCTAGGAAAGAAGTAAAAGACTGATAAAGGGAAGATAGATATTTCCAGTAAGGACGGGAATCGTGACTGATTGCGCCTACCCTAACTACTCCTTACCTTACTCTATGTCGTAAAGTCTTTCTATGTCCAGTACTCTACTTGAAAGTAATTAGTTAGAAAAAGAACGTAGCTCGTCGAAGTGTGAGCCTACTAACTAGTTAGTACTTGCAGGTTATAGCTTCATCTTATCCCCCAGGAATGGATACATGGAAAGCCAATTCCTCGGGCACTCCGCTCCTTTCCTTCTTCTAGTGCACTCGCGAACTCCGGTGAGCAGCAAGCATCACAACAAGGGGCATTCCCCGCCACAACAGTTCCACAGGCACCATCGGATCTGAAAAGAAATTACATGGTCGAGGCGCTACAGCAGCTTGGAATTGACGTCAGGCCCTTAATGAGGCCGCCGTCTAGGAAACCATACCCTGATTGGATCGACCGAGTTCATCAGTTTCCAAAGGGGTATAAGGTGCCTGAGTTTGTTCTCTGGGACTCACACGACAGCCTAAACTCAGGTTACGAAGTAATAAATCAGCCATTGAATAGAACTATGATCGGAGAATAGCACTGATCGGACCCAGTTCACAACCTAGGATAGCTAACGCTACCTTGCCTGAAGACATGGGATTGCCGTAGAAGTCTCATGCCAAGCAAGTTCTTGCCTCCTCTTCCTCTACCTATCTCGGGTAAGCTACATCCATACATAGTCTAAGCCTCTGATTGACTGTACTAGGTACGGAATCTTAGTCCCAAGAGTTCTGCAGAAACGGGCTTAGAAAGGGCGGTCCTATATCAACTTAGTTGATAAAGGCAGGTAGTACCCAAAGACTGACTTTCAAAAGGCAGCTATCTTAATCACGACGTTCTTAAAGGTTGGAGAGCCTACACGCCTACACTTCCGTTTCAAAAAGGTTGGTATTAGCATTAGCACTCGCTTAGGTGCTAAAGGTAGAAAGGTAGATATGTAAATCACTTAGTCCTTGAACGGCCTATTAATCAAATTCAAATAGAGTACCTGTACTATACTAGTGAGGGAGGAAATCGTATTCCCACAGGATTCAATGAAGCTATGCCTTTTTCCTCTGCTTAAGGACTAGAAGGAGATTCATTCCTTTAGTTAGAGAGCTGAATGGAAGGGAAGTCCAGGAAGGAGAATACGGAAGTTGGAGACTACTCAGTCAATAGATCTTAGAGGACTGGGCACTGTGCAATCTATTAGTACAAGACTGGCTATTGAAGTCAGAGACTCTACTTATGCTTGCGGAGGGATGTAAGGACTACTTTTATGAATATTTCATTCTTTAGCTCCTTTCTTTATCCGATCCGGCCCGAAAGGGAAGAGATAAGAAAAGAAGGAATAGGTATAGCTCACATCTTAAGTATAGTTAGTTCATTGAATGACTTATTGAGAAGCTAGGGCCTACTTTCGTACCAAAGGGTTGAGACTTTCTTTCTGAGATAGATAGAATGGGCTCCTACTCTCTTTCAATCGCCGATGCTAAAAACAAAGACAAAGAGTGCGTAGACCCGAGGGGAGGTTGAGTCAGCAGCTAGTTTTTCCGGAATAGGAAGAAAGGATGCTATTGAATCTTGTTGTTGAAGGGCATTTTAGCAATTAGACGGAATGAGTCTTAGTTTCCATATTCCCTGCTCTTGTTAAGTCTACTGTCTCATGGTTTTTAGGGAGATAGAGAAAGATACAAAACTCTATTATCTATATTTTCAATTTCAAATTATATACCTAAGACAAGAAGAAATTCGTTTTATTTTCCTAATTTCACGAAAGGAAGAACTCACTCTTGGTGATAAAGGCTTCTTGATTCGTAATCAGGAATATAGGTCAAAAAAGAGTTATCCTCAACTTTAGTTTTGATTCTTTCTACAATTAGATCTTCTATCACCAAAGAAAGGGCCATTATTATCTTATTTACTTTATCTTATTTACTATTATCTTATTTACTTTGATTCCGATAAACTAACTACTTTTTTGCTACAAACACAAATAAAATAAAATAATGGCCTTAGTGCTCTACTTGATTTTGCTTGACTTTTGATTCAAAGGAAAAAAGGCGTGGAGCTTAAATAACTCACTCAGAACGCTTTTTAAAAGATTACGTGGTACAATTAGGTCGAATAAACCCTTCTGGAATAAGTATTCAGCTACTTGTGAACCTTCGGGTACTGTTTTATTCAATGTTTGTTCAATTACTCTTTTACCTGCAAATGCAATGTAGGCATTGGGTTCGGCAATAATGATATCCCCCAACATACCAAAACTAGCTGTCACTCCACCAGTTGTCGGAGATGTAAGGATTGATACATAAAAGAATTTTGGATTTAATTGATAATCATATAAAGCAGACGATATTTTAGCCATTTGCATCAAGCTCAAACTTCCTTCCTGCATGCGCGCCCCCCCAGAAGCACACACTATAATAAGAGGTCAAATTTGATTGGCAGCGTGTTCAATCAAACGGGTGATTTTCTCTCCGACTACGGATCCCATACTACCCCCCATAAACTGAAAATCCATAACCCCAATTGCTACGGGAATGCCGTTTATTTGGCCTATGCCTGTTTGAACAGCCTCGGTTAATCCTGTCTTTCTTTGATAAGAATCAATACGATCTTTATAAGGCTCCTCTTCCGAATGAAATTCAATGGGATCCAGAGAGACCATGTCTTCATCCATAGGATCCCAAGTACCCGGATCGATCAAAAGTTCAATTCTATCCGAACTACTCATTTTCAAATGATATCCACATTGTTCACAAATATTCATTTTTGATTTCCAAAATTTCTTCTAATTGTTTCCATAACAATTCTCGCATTGAACCCACAAATGCCTGTATTTTTGAGTTACCTCGAGATCATTAGAACTTTCTCTTATAGTTAAATCACTGCCCTTAGAACTTTCTCTTATAGTTAAATCACTGCCCTTTGTGCGAGTTTGTATACTGGAACCCTCGTTTTCACTACTATTTTGACTTTCACCACCACAAAGGGCCCTATAAATGTAACTGTCACTGTAATTCTCACTACCACTTATAATGGAAGTATCTATACAGATTTGAGACTGAAGATAATTATCAATGCAACTATGTTTGTGATTATTCCAACTATATTGAGTATTATACATGTCAGAATTATAGTAGGGATCTTCGCCCCTAAATCCATTATTCAGATAACTCGAGTTTCGATAACTATAAAAAGAACTTTCTAGTTCACTCAGAAAAGAATGATCGTTGTCAATCTCAAAAATCTGATTTTCAATATCAAAATAGATGGAATAACTGTCTCCATTCCTATCACTAACTACAAAAGTGTCATCAGAGATGAAATTCCGAATGTCTTTAACGCCGAATAAATAATCAACATTACTGCAACTGGGAATGTTTTTCACTTTTCGATTTGGATCTTCACTGGTATTTTCAATAGGACCAAGACTGCCCATTGATTTATTTAGCCCACACCTGCGTTCGAACTCCTTCTTAAACAACATCGAATTAAACCACCATCTTTCCATAGAGTTTTCTTGCCCCCTATTTGCATGAAAATACAATAGATGAATAGTCATTCGCTAGAAAATTATTTATTTGAATATCTTATTTCCTATCAGACTAAGCATAGAAATCCAATCACTAGGATTATTAGTAGGATTATTAGTGAGTATTGAAAAAAAGTTCTGAATCTGGGGGAACACTTCACTATATATTAATATGTCGGAACCCCCTTTTATTATTCAAAATAATATAAATATAATAATAACATTTTTGATAAAGGGCGGCTTCTCCTATGTCGTGTCAAATTCGCATCGAAAAAAAGAGATTTGTCCTCTCAGAAATCAAAAAAATTTTCTTAAAATCTCGTCTAATACTAATATCTAATCACTAACTAATCTAAAATCTAATAAAATAATAAGTAATAAATGTTGCTTCCATTTCAACACGGAACGGAACAAAGGGGACAATATACAGGATGGGTAGAAAGAGTTGTGCTACTTGGCTTGATTCAGGGAAACTACAAACTACAGGATATAAAAAAATATACCAATCCTAAGAATCCGTAGGATTTATTGTGGATCCAAGACAACAATAGAAAGATTTGAGTCTTAGATTTTTATTTAGTTTTCTAGATTTTGTATTTCAAATCTTGTATATCTAGGTAAGTATATACTTAGTCAAAATATATGCAATAGAATTTTTGTTGTATTCGGCTCAATCCTTTTAGTAAAAGATTGGGCCGAGTTTAATTGCAATTCAATTAAGAGAACGAAGGATAATTACTTGAGTTCTTTCTCCTTATCCTTCGTTATTTCCTGCTAATTTATCTGCTA
This DNA window, taken from Capsicum annuum cultivar Jeju mitochondrion, complete genome, encodes the following:
- the orf257 gene encoding hypothetical protein, coding for MTIHLLYFHANRGQENSMERWWFNSMLFKKEFERRCGLNKSMGSLGPIENTSEDPNRKVKNIPSCSNVDYLFGVKDIRNFISDDTFVVSDRNGDSYSIYFDIENQIFEIDNDHSFLSELESSFYSYRNSSYLNNGFRGEDPYYNSDMYNTQYSWNNHKHSCIDNYLQSQICIDTSIISGSENYSDSYIYRALCGGESQNSSENEGSSIQTRTKGSDLTIRESSKGSDLTIRESSNDLEVTQKYRHLWVQCENCYGNN
- the orf108e gene encoding hypothetical protein, which codes for MNKKENGTIGFWTRPRLRVLWTLRPPATSGSKLAPYVGKLGEECISIAKDSIQPQVPLRLPCYDFTPVEDPTVVCANKTTKGLCGTSVPQKSWVIIGPMLRAKPIPRV
- the orf112c gene encoding hypothetical protein, with protein sequence MNICEQCGYHLKMSSSDRIELLIDPGTWDPMDEDMVSLDPIEFHSEEEPYKDRIDSYQRKTGLTEAVQTGIGQINGIPVAIGVMDFQFMGGSMGSVVGEKITRLIEHAANQI
- the orf125f gene encoding hypothetical protein — its product is MQEGSLSLMQMAKISSALYDYQLNPKFFYVSILTSPTTGGVTASFGMLGDIIIAEPNAYIAFAGKRVIEQTLNKTVPEGSQVAEYLFQKGLFDLIVPRNLLKSVLSELFKLHAFFPLNQKSSKIK
- the orf152c gene encoding hypothetical protein, producing MMEEMSALEKNETWEIVDLPPGKKTVGSKCKWVYTVKFQPSGEIERYKARLVARGFTQTKGIDYGETLSTEAKVISIRILLSLATQRSWPLYQLDVKNAFLHGDSHEEVYIEIAPGYGMKGESHKVCRLKKALYGLKQSPRAWFEKFSKAIV
- the orf114b gene encoding hypothetical protein, whose translation is MLGCKAAISPIEENHKLEEKRKEPLDDAGIRGLWENVRYLTITRPDITYAVGLVSQYMHAPCQAHLHVVYRILRYLKGYLGKGMIYTNHGHGRVEIYSNADWGGSVEDRRSTSG
- the orf113 gene encoding hypothetical protein, coding for MTVSPNASLLLSKLHLLPSFANKRFHYSTLTLLCFLLVIVTIPSGLNCHNRGLPQGRSSYPEKESRLLNRLFQHIVCTSLIAISFNITFRRLPLCFPQIPSVVPLFNIRHAGV